From Klebsiella electrica, the proteins below share one genomic window:
- a CDS encoding glycine cleavage system transcriptional repressor has product MTASLQHYLVITALGADRPGIVNTITRHVSSCGCNIEDSRLAMLGDEFTFIMLLSGSWNAITLIESTLPLKGAELDLLIVMKRTTARPPQSMPNTVWVQVEVPDSPHIIERFTALFDAWNMNIAELVSRTQLSGDDDSAQLFIQITAHSPATQNASNIEQAFKALCTELNAQGSINIVNYSQHDEQDGV; this is encoded by the coding sequence TTGACCGCCTCATTACAACACTATCTGGTTATTACCGCTTTGGGCGCTGACCGTCCCGGCATCGTGAACACTATCACCCGCCACGTCAGCAGCTGCGGCTGTAATATCGAAGACAGCCGGCTGGCCATGCTTGGTGACGAGTTTACGTTTATCATGCTGCTTTCAGGTTCATGGAACGCGATTACGCTTATCGAATCGACCCTACCGCTGAAAGGAGCTGAGCTGGATTTGCTGATCGTGATGAAGCGGACGACCGCACGACCTCCTCAATCCATGCCAAACACCGTCTGGGTCCAGGTTGAGGTACCGGACTCGCCGCACATTATCGAGCGTTTCACTGCCCTGTTTGACGCGTGGAATATGAACATCGCCGAACTGGTTTCTCGTACCCAGCTCAGCGGTGATGACGATTCAGCGCAGTTGTTTATTCAGATAACCGCACACAGCCCGGCCACACAAAATGCATCAAATATCGAACAAGCGTTCAAAGCCCTATGTACAGAACTGAACGCACAAGGCAGTATTAACATCGTTAATTATTCACAACATGATGAACAGGATGGAGTTTGA
- the bamC gene encoding outer membrane protein assembly factor BamC yields MAYSVQKSRLTKVAGVSLVLLLAACSSDSRYKRQVGGDETYLQATPLSELHAPAGMILPVQVGDFNIPVATSAGAVGKALDIRPPAQPLALVSGARTQFNGDTATLMVENGRSGSLWAQVASIVQSKNYVITKRDDASQTLNTDWVEWNRLDEDQQYRGRYQISVKPQGYQQAVIVKLVNLEQAGKPVSDPASLQRYSTSMLNVISEGLDMNATSAQNAAQKNAGATFDVQSAADDTGLPMLVVRAPFNLVWQRLPGALEKVGMKVTDSTRSQGSMALTYKPLSDSSWQALGASDPQLVSGDYKLQVGDLDNRSSLQFIDPKGHTLTQSQNDALVAVFQAAFSK; encoded by the coding sequence ATGGCTTACTCAGTACAGAAGTCGCGCCTGACGAAGGTTGCGGGTGTTTCACTGGTCCTGCTTCTCGCGGCCTGTAGTTCCGACTCACGCTACAAACGTCAGGTGGGAGGCGATGAGACTTATCTGCAAGCTACGCCGCTCAGTGAACTGCACGCGCCTGCGGGCATGATTCTGCCGGTTCAGGTTGGGGATTTTAATATTCCGGTTGCGACCAGCGCAGGCGCAGTGGGCAAAGCTCTGGACATCCGTCCCCCGGCTCAGCCTCTGGCACTGGTGAGCGGCGCTCGTACTCAGTTTAACGGTGATACCGCCACGCTGATGGTCGAGAATGGTCGTAGCGGTTCGCTGTGGGCGCAGGTCGCCAGCATCGTACAGTCTAAGAACTATGTCATCACCAAACGCGACGATGCCAGCCAGACGCTGAATACCGACTGGGTTGAGTGGAATCGCCTCGATGAAGACCAGCAGTATCGGGGTCGCTATCAAATCTCAGTGAAACCGCAGGGTTATCAGCAGGCGGTTATTGTGAAGCTGGTGAACCTTGAGCAGGCCGGGAAACCGGTATCCGATCCGGCTTCTCTGCAACGCTATAGTACGTCGATGCTGAACGTCATTTCCGAAGGTCTGGATATGAACGCCACCAGCGCGCAGAACGCGGCGCAGAAAAATGCCGGCGCGACCTTCGATGTGCAGAGCGCTGCCGACGATACGGGTCTGCCCATGCTGGTTGTTCGCGCACCGTTCAACCTGGTGTGGCAACGTCTGCCGGGCGCACTGGAAAAAGTGGGCATGAAGGTAACGGATAGCACCCGCTCGCAAGGCAGCATGGCGCTGACCTACAAGCCGCTGTCTGACAGCAGCTGGCAGGCGCTGGGCGCCAGCGATCCGCAGCTGGTTTCAGGTGATTACAAACTGCAGGTCGGCGACCTCGATAACCGCAGCAGTCTGCAGTTCATCGACCCGAAAGGTCATACGTTGACGCAGTCGCAGAATGACGCCCTGGTAGCCGTATTCCAGGCCGCATTCAGTAAGTAA
- the dapA gene encoding 4-hydroxy-tetrahydrodipicolinate synthase, with protein sequence MFTGSIVALVTPMDENGNVCRSSLKKLIDYHVASGTSAIVSVGTTGESATLSHEEHGAVVMMTLELADGRIPVIAGTGANATAEAISLTKRFNNSGVVGCLTVTPYYNRPTQEGLFQHFKAIAEHTDLPQILYNVPSRTGCDMLPETVGRLAEVKNIIGIKEATGNLSRVHQIKELVSDDFILLSGDDATGMDFMQLGGQGVISVTANVAAREMADMCRLAAEGQFAQARAINQRLMPLHTKLFVEPNPIPVKWACKALGLVATDTLRLPMTPITEQGTQAVTAALKHAGLL encoded by the coding sequence ATGTTCACGGGAAGTATTGTAGCGCTTGTCACGCCGATGGATGAAAACGGTAATGTCTGCCGGTCAAGCCTGAAAAAACTGATTGATTACCATGTCGCCAGCGGAACCTCGGCGATCGTTTCGGTAGGGACTACCGGAGAATCTGCGACCTTAAGCCATGAAGAACATGGCGCTGTCGTGATGATGACGCTTGAACTGGCTGACGGGCGTATCCCGGTCATCGCTGGTACTGGTGCAAATGCAACCGCAGAGGCGATTAGCCTGACCAAACGTTTTAACAACAGCGGCGTTGTCGGCTGCCTGACGGTCACTCCTTATTACAATCGTCCGACCCAGGAAGGGCTGTTCCAACACTTTAAAGCCATCGCCGAACACACCGACCTGCCGCAAATTCTGTATAATGTGCCGTCCCGTACCGGTTGCGACATGCTGCCGGAAACCGTCGGTCGCCTGGCGGAAGTAAAAAATATTATTGGTATTAAGGAAGCGACGGGGAACTTAAGTCGTGTTCATCAGATCAAAGAGCTGGTTTCAGATGACTTTATTCTGTTGAGCGGCGATGATGCCACCGGAATGGACTTTATGCAGCTCGGTGGTCAGGGCGTGATTTCCGTAACGGCGAACGTGGCGGCTCGCGAAATGGCGGATATGTGCCGACTGGCTGCGGAAGGCCAATTTGCGCAAGCTCGCGCAATTAACCAACGTCTGATGCCATTGCATACAAAATTATTTGTCGAACCCAACCCGATCCCCGTGAAATGGGCATGTAAGGCGTTGGGTCTTGTGGCAACCGATACGCTGCGTCTGCCGATGACGCCGATTACCGAACAGGGTACTCAGGCCGTTACCGCAGCGCTGAAGCATGCCGGTTTGCTGTAA
- the bcp gene encoding thioredoxin-dependent thiol peroxidase, translating into MNPLKAGDIAPKFSLPDQDGEEVNLTDFQGQRVLVYFYPKAMTPGCTVQACGLRDNMDDLKKAGVEVLGISTDKPEKLSRFAEKELLNFTLLSDENHQVCEQFGVWGEKSFMGKTYDGIHRISFLIDSNGKVEHVFDNFKTSNHHDVVLNWLKENG; encoded by the coding sequence ATGAATCCACTGAAAGCCGGTGATATTGCACCGAAATTTAGCTTACCGGACCAGGACGGCGAGGAAGTAAATTTGACCGACTTCCAGGGACAGCGTGTTCTGGTTTATTTTTACCCGAAAGCCATGACCCCGGGTTGTACCGTTCAGGCCTGCGGCCTGCGCGATAATATGGATGACTTAAAAAAAGCGGGTGTTGAGGTCCTGGGTATCAGTACCGATAAACCGGAAAAACTCTCCCGTTTCGCCGAAAAAGAGTTGCTGAACTTCACGCTGCTGTCGGATGAAAACCACCAGGTGTGTGAGCAGTTTGGCGTCTGGGGCGAAAAATCGTTTATGGGGAAAACCTACGACGGTATTCACCGCATTAGCTTCCTGATCGATAGCAACGGCAAAGTCGAACACGTATTTGATAACTTTAAAACCAGCAATCACCACGATGTGGTGCTGAACTGGTTGAAAGAAAACGGCTAA
- a CDS encoding AI-2E family transporter, translating to MLEMLMQWYRRRFSDPEAIALLVILLAGFGIMFFFSGLLAPLLVAIVLAYLLEWPTVRLERVGLSRTWATSLVLILFVGVLLLMAFVVMPVAWQQGIYLIRDMPGMLNKLSDFAATVPRRYPALMDAGILDAMADNMRNRVLTVGDSVVKYSLASLVGLLTLAVYLVLVPLMVFFLLKDKEQMLNAVRRVLPRNRGLAGQVWKEMNQQITNYIRGKVLEMIVVGVATWIGFILFDLNYSLLLAVLVGFSVLIPYIGAFVVTIPVVGVALFQFGAGTEFWSLFAVYLIIQGLDGNLLVPVLFSEAVNLHPLVIILSVVIFGGLWGFWGVFFAIPLATLIKAVVHAWPDGLAVEDEK from the coding sequence ATGCTTGAGATGTTAATGCAGTGGTACCGTCGTCGGTTTAGCGATCCGGAAGCGATAGCGCTGCTGGTTATTCTGCTGGCCGGGTTCGGGATCATGTTCTTTTTCAGCGGCCTGCTGGCGCCACTGCTGGTCGCCATCGTGCTGGCTTATCTGCTGGAATGGCCGACTGTCAGGCTGGAGCGCGTAGGGCTTTCGCGAACCTGGGCAACTTCGTTAGTGCTGATTCTGTTCGTCGGCGTGTTGTTGCTGATGGCGTTTGTGGTGATGCCCGTCGCCTGGCAGCAGGGCATCTATCTGATTCGCGATATGCCTGGCATGCTCAATAAGCTTTCCGATTTTGCCGCCACGGTTCCGCGCCGTTACCCGGCGCTGATGGACGCCGGTATTCTCGACGCCATGGCGGATAATATGCGCAACCGCGTGCTCACCGTCGGCGATTCGGTGGTCAAATACTCTCTGGCTTCACTGGTCGGTTTACTGACTCTGGCGGTCTATCTGGTGCTGGTGCCGCTGATGGTGTTCTTTCTGCTAAAAGACAAAGAGCAGATGCTGAATGCCGTGCGCCGCGTGCTGCCGCGCAACCGCGGGCTGGCGGGGCAGGTATGGAAAGAGATGAACCAGCAGATCACCAACTATATCCGCGGTAAGGTGCTGGAGATGATTGTCGTCGGCGTGGCAACGTGGATTGGCTTTATCCTGTTTGATCTCAACTATTCGCTGCTGCTGGCGGTGCTGGTCGGGTTCTCGGTGCTGATTCCGTACATCGGCGCCTTCGTGGTGACCATTCCGGTCGTCGGCGTGGCGCTGTTCCAGTTTGGCGCAGGCACGGAGTTCTGGAGTCTGTTTGCGGTGTACCTGATTATTCAGGGGCTGGACGGTAACCTGCTGGTACCGGTGCTGTTTTCCGAAGCCGTCAACCTGCATCCGCTGGTGATTATTCTGTCGGTGGTAATCTTTGGCGGGCTGTGGGGATTCTGGGGCGTCTTTTTTGCGATTCCGCTGGCAACCCTTATCAAAGCGGTGGTGCACGCGTGGCCGGATGGCCTGGCGGTGGAAGACGAGAAATAG